The Microcebus murinus isolate Inina chromosome 4, M.murinus_Inina_mat1.0, whole genome shotgun sequence genome has a segment encoding these proteins:
- the LOC105879967 gene encoding serum amyloid A-1 protein-like, with protein MKLLTGLVFFSLVLGVRGWFSFLGEAAGGAWDMWRAYSDMREANYMNADKYFHARGNYDAAQRGPGGVWAAEKISDAREGIQKLMGHGAEDSLADQAANEWGRSGKDPNHFRPAGLPDKY; from the exons ATGAAGCTTCTCACGGgcctggttttcttttccttagtcCTGGGAGTCAGAGGCTGGTTTTCATTCCTCGGCGAGGCTGCTGGAG ggGCTTGGGACATGTGGAGAGCCTACTCTGACATGAGAGAAGCCAATTACATGAATGCAGATAAATACTTCCATGCGCGGGGGAACTATGATGCTGCCCAGAGGGGCCCTGGGGGTGTCTGGGCTGCAGAAAAGATCAG CGATGCCAGAGAGGGTATCCAGAAACTCATGGGCCACGGAGCGGAGGACTCATTGGCCGACCAGGCTGCCAACGAATGGGGGCGGAGTGGCAAGGACCCCAATCACTTCAGACCTGCAGGCCTGCCTGACAAGTACTga
- the LOC105879940 gene encoding serum amyloid A-1 protein, whose product MKLLTGLVFFSLVLGVRGWFSFLGEAAGGAWDMWRAYSDMREANYINADKYFHARGNYDAAQRGPGGVWAAEKISDAREGIQKLMGHGAEDSLADQAANEWGRSGKDPNHFRPAGLPDKY is encoded by the exons ATGAAGCTTCTCACGGgcctggttttcttttccttggtcCTGGGAGTCAGAGGCTGGTTTTCATTCCTCGGCGAGGCTGCTGGAG ggGCTTGGGACATGTGGAGAGCCTACTCTGACATGAGAGAAGCCAATTACATAAATGCAGATAAATACTTCCATGCGCGGGGAAACTATGATGCTGCCCAGAGGGGCCCTGGGGGTGTCTGGGCTGCAGAAAAGATCAG CGATGCCAGAGAGGGTATCCAGAAACTCATGGGCCACGGAGCGGAGGACTCATTGGCCGACCAGGCTGCCAACGAATGGGGGCGGAGTGGCAAGGACCCCAATCACTTCAGACCTGCAGGCCTGCCTGACAAGTACTga
- the LOC105879968 gene encoding serum amyloid A-1 protein-like encodes MKLLTGLVFFSLVLGVRGWFSFLGEAAGGAWDMWRAYSDMREANYINADKYFHARGNYDAAQRGPGGVWAAEKISDAREGIQKLMGHGAEDSLADQAANEWGRSGKGPNFFRPAGLPDKY; translated from the exons ATGAAGCTTCTCACGGgcctggttttcttttccttggtcCTGGGAGTCAGAGGCTGGTTTTCATTCCTCGGCGAGGCTGCTGGAG ggGCTTGGGACATGTGGAGAGCCTACTCTGACATGAGAGAAGCCAATTACATAAATGCAGATAAATACTTCCATGCGCGGGGGAACTATGATGCTGCCCAGAGGGGCCCTGGGGGTGTCTGGGCTGCAGAAAAGATCAG CGATGCCAGAGAGGGTATCCAGAAACTCATGGGCCACGGAGCGGAGGACTCATTGGCCGACCAGGCTGCCAACGAATGGGGGCGGAGTGGCAAGGGCCCCAATTTCTTCAGACCTGCAGGCCTGCCTGACAAGTACTga
- the LOC105879971 gene encoding serum amyloid A-3 protein-like produces MKLSIGIIFFCLVLGVSGQRWLSFIKEAGQGSKDMWRAYSDMREANFKNSDKYFHARGNYDAAQRGPGGAWAAKVISDAREGIQRLTGHGAEDSRADQAANKWGRSGKDPNHFRPKGLPSKY; encoded by the exons ATGAAGCTTTCCATTGGCAtcattttcttctgcctggtcctGGGTGTCAGCGGCCAAAGATGGTTATCATTCATCAAGGAAGCTGGGCAAG ggTCTAAAGACATGTGGAGAGCCTACTCTGACATGAGAGAAGCCAATTTCAAAAATTCAGATAAATACTTCCACGCTCGGGGGAACTATGATGCTGCTCAGAGGGGGCCTGGGGGTGCCTGGGCTGCTAAAGTCATCAG CGATGCCAGAGAGGGTATCCAGAGACTCACGGGCCACGGAGCGGAGGACTCGAGGGCTGACCAGGCTGCCAACAAATGGGGCCGGAGTGGCAAAGACCCCAATCACTTCAGACCCAAAGGCCTGCCTAGCAAGTATTga